From the Micromonospora echinospora genome, the window CGCGGTGGTTCCCTCGTACAGGGTGTCGATCTTGGCGTCCCGGACGTACTGCTCCAGCGGGTAGTCGGTCAGGTAGCCGGAGCCGCCGAGGGTCTGCAACGACTCGTGGCCGAGCATCTCGTACGCCCGCTCCGAGCCGAACCCCTTGACCAGGGGCAGGAGCAGGTCGTTGACCCGGGCGGCCAGGTCGGCGTCCGGCCCGTGGACCATCCGGTCCTGCCAGCGGCCGGTGTAGACGAGCAGGGCGCGCAGTCCCTCGGCGTACGCCTTCTGGAGCATCAGCGACCGGCGTACGTCGGGGTGGGCGACGATCCGTACCCGGGGGGCGGTCTTGTCGGCCGCCCGGGTCAGGTCCGCGCCCTGCACCCGCTCCCGGGCGTACGCCAACGCGTTGCGGTAGCCGGTGGAGAGCGTGGCAATGGCCTTCGTGCCGACCATCGTCCGGGCGTACTCGATGATCCGGAACATCTGCCGGATGCCGTCGTGCCGCTCCCCCACCAGCCAGCCGACCGCCGGCACGCCGTGCTGGCCGAAGGTCAGCTCGCAGGTGTTGGAGACCTTCAGGCCCATCTTCTGCTCGACGCCGGTGGCGAAGACACCGTTGCGCGCGCCCAGCTCACCGGTGGCCGGGTCGAAGTGGTACTTCGGCACCACGAAGAGGCTGAGGCCCTTGGTGCCCGGCCCGCCGACGCCCTCGACCCCCACCGGCCGGGCCAGCACGTAATGCACGATGTTCTCGGTGAGGTCGTGCTCGCCGGAGGTGATGAAGCGCTTGACGCCGTCGAGGTGCCACGAGCCGTCCGGCTGCGGCACCGCCCGGGTGCGGCCCGCGCCGACGTCCGAGCCGGCGTCCGCCTCGGTCAGCGCCATGGTGGAACCCCACTGGCGGTCCACGAAGATCCGGGCCCACCGCTTCTGCTCCGCCGTCCCCTCGTGCCAGAGCACGTTGGCCAGGGGCGGGCCGGAGGCGTAGATCCAGACCGCCGGGTTGGCGCCCATCACCAGCTCGCCGATCGCCCGCCAGAGCATCCGGGGCGCGGGCGTGCCACCCAACTCCGGGGCCAGGTCGCCGAGCCGCCAGAACCCGGCGTCGAGGAACGCCCGGTACGCCTTGCCGAACGCCGGGGGCAGCGGCGCGGTGTGCGTGGCCGGGTCGAACACCGGCGGATGCCGGTCGCCCTCGGTGAACGCGTCCGCCAGCTCCTCGCGGGCGGAGCGGTCCACCTCGGCGAGGATCTGCCGGACGGTGTCGGCGTCCAGGTCGGGGTAGCCGCCGGGACCGAGGAACTCCTCGATCCCGAAGACCTCGAAGAGGTCGAACTCCAGGTCCCGCAGGTCGCTGCGGTAGTGGCCCATCTGCGTGTGCTCCTGTCTACACCGGCGGCGGGCCGCACCGGGGGTTCCCGGTCCGGCCCGCCGCGTCGGGTCCGTGAGTGGTGGTTCAGCCGCCGTGGATCGCCGCCATGTCGACCTTGGCGCGGGTGCTGGGCAGCACGAAGGTGGCCAGCACGGCGACCGCGGTCAGGATCGCCGCCACCAGGAAGGCCGCGTGCAGGCCGTCGAGCAGCACGGACGGGTTCTGGGCGCCCTCCCCGATCCGGCCGGAGAGCCGTTCGTTGGCGACGGTGACCAGGACCGCGAGGCCGACCGCGCCACCCACCTGCTGGGCGGTGTTCATCAGGCCGGAGGCGATGCCGCTCTCCTCCCGGGCGACGCCGCTGACCGCCGCGACCACCAGGGGCACCAGGGCCAGGCCGAAGCCCGCGCCGGAGAGGATCAGGGTGGGGAGGAGTTCGCTGACGTACGAGCCGTCGACGGTGCTGCGCAGCAGCAGAAGCTGGCCGACGCCGACCAGCGCCAGACCTACCATGATCAGGTTCCGGGTGCCCAGCTTCGGGGTGAGCTGCATGGCCGCCCCGGCGAAGACCGCCATGGTGAGGCCGAGTGGGGCCCAGGACAGGCCGGCCCGGATCGGCGACCAGCCGTTGATCACCTGCATGTAGAGGCTGAGGAAGAAGAAGGTGCCGTAGAGCGCCGAGGCGGCCAGCACGGTGAGGATGTTGGCCACCGCGATCTGCCGGTTGGCCAGGATGCCGAGGCGCAGCAGCGGCTCCGGAGCGCGCTTCTCCCACCACACGAAGATCGCGATCAGCACCACCGCGCCGGCCAGGCCACCGATGGTCAGCGGGTCGCTCCACGCCCGGTGCGAGGTGTTGAGCATGGTGTAGACGAGCAGCAGCAGACCACCGGTGATGGTGGCCGCGCCGAAGCCGTCCAGCCGGCGCGGACCGGTCGCCGCGTCCAGGTCGACACCGCCCCGCAGGCCGGTCAGGGCGAGCGCGAGCAGCACCGCGCCGACCGGGACGTTGATGAAGAAGACCCAGCGCCAGCCGATGGTGTCGGTGATCAGACCGCCGAGGAGCACGCCGGTGGTGCCGGCGATGCCGGAGAGGCCACCCCAGACGCCGAGCGCCTTGCCCCGCTGGTCGGCGTTGGTGAAGGCGCTGACCAGGATGCTCAGCGCCGCCGGACTGAGCAGCGCCGCACCGAAGCCCTGCACGCCCCGGGCGACGATCAGCGCGGTGTCGGACTGGGCGAGCCCACCGGCCAGCGACGCGCCGACGAAGACGACCAGCCCGACGAGGAACATCCGCTGCCGGCCGAACAGGTCCGCGCCCCGGCCGCCGAGCAGCAGGAAGCCACCGAAGAGCAGCATGTACGCGTCGACCACCCAGGCCAGCGAGGAGGTGCTGAACTCCAGGTCGGTCCGGATCGACGGCAGGGCCAGGTTGACCACCGTCTCGTCGAAGATGACGAGCAGTTGGGCGCCGCAGGTGATGGCGAGCAGGAGCGCGACCCGCCCCCGGCTCAACGTCTGGTCCCGTTCGGGCACGGCGGCTTGCACCATCACGACTCCTCAGCAGTGCTCAGTGGGTGGTGGGGGTCCCGCCCGTTGCCCGGGCGGTCGGGACGGCACCGGCCGGAGCCGGGGTGGTGGGGCGCGGATGGCCGTCGGATTGGCCGGCGGTGGCCGACCGGACGGTCGCTCGGAGCTGCCCGGTCGGCTCGCGGGGTCTTCTCCGGCGCGGGTCAGTCACCGAAGGCGCGCTGCTGGCGGCGGCGCAGCGAGCCGGCCATGAGCTTGGCCACCGGGCGGGCCGGCACACCCGCCCGCTCGTCCGGTTCGGCCACCGAGTCCAGCCAGGGCGGCATGAAGCCGAGCGTCCACTTCGGCGCGGTCTTGAGCATGTTGCGCTCGAAGCGGCTCCACGCGGAGGCGTCCAGGGCCGGGGCCAGCCGGTCGGTCAACTCGTGCTCCTCGTCGGCGCAGTGCGCGGCGAGCGAGTCGCGCAGCCGCTGCACCGCCGCGCCGAACTCGGCCCAGGCGGAGGTGGGGGCGCGGTCGAGGGCGACCAGCCGCCCCCGGACGTCCTTAAGGTGGCCGAGCAGCTCGGCGTGTTCCTCGGTCATCAGGGTGAGCACGTCCTCGCCGGCCCCGCGTTCCCGCAGCATCGGCCAGAAGAACTCGTCCTCGCCCTCGTGGTGGTGCTCGATGATCTGGAGGATCCGGTCGGCGTAGTCGGTCAGGGCCGCCGCGCGCGCCGGATCGGGCGCGCGGGACAGGCCCGTGGCCGTAGCCGAGATACGACCCAGGTCACGCAACATCGCCCGGTGCGCGAGCCGCATCGTGAGGTGACCGGAGGGAAGTCCGACGGCTGGCTGACTGGACATGTTCGTCTCCTTGCTGCGACGGCACCGAACGCATGCCGACCGTATCAGCTATTGACCCTTGCCGGCGTCACAATCCCCTTTGCCCTGACTCGTGTGTCGCCAGTGGACCGGGTCCGCCTGATTGCGTCGTAGGTCTACGTTTCTGGCAGCACATATTCAATCGGACGGATCAGACGTGGATTGGCAGGTCCAGAGTGGACCGATTACTCCGCAAGCCATGGTATATACGATCCACTTTCGATAAAGTGCGGTACCTGTTTGCCGCGCGAGCCGTGTCGGGGGGCCGTCGGATGACAGCGCGCATGACACTCCGTAGTCCGGTCGACACTTATGGTCGTCCGGAGTGGCGATCCGCCACGCCCGGCGGTCACATTTCCGCCCCGGTTCCGTCCGTTCCACCGCGCCGTCGGCGAGAGGCCGGCACCGGCACTCGCCCGCCATCCGGCCGAGTCGGCGGAACGCCGGACGCGCCGTGATCACACCGCTCGAACCCATAGACCAAGAGGTAGGTACATGGACGGCAGAGAGCACCGCTGGTTCATCCTGACCGCCTCCGTGGCGCCGCTGATCGGCGTCATGGTGGCGATGGTCCTGCTCTGGAACAGGCTGTTCGGCTGGTCGGATCTCGTGGCCCTGGTGGTCATGTACACGATCTGCGCCTTCGGCATCTCCACCGGCTACCACCGGCTGCTGACGCACCGGGCGTTCCGGACCACCCGGCCGATCTACCTCGCCCTGGCCACGGCCGGGGCGATGGCCGGACAGGGCCCGCCGATCATCTGGGCCGCGCACCACCGGCGGCACCACCGGGTCGCCGACCGCGAGGGCGACCCGCACAGCCCGCACCTGGGCTTCGAGCCCGGCGTCAAGGGCATCCTCCGGGGGCTGTGGCACGCCCACCTGGGCTGGCTGTTCGACGTCGACCTGCGCTCGGAGCCGATGCGCTACTGCCCGGACCTGGTCCGCGACAAGGCCCTGCGCTGGATCAGCGAGAAGTTCGTGCTGGTCGTAACCGCCGGCATCGTGCTGCCCGGCCTGATCGGGCTCGCCCTCACCGGCACGCTGACCGGCGCGCTGACCGGCGCGCTCTGGGGTGGTCTGGTCCGGCTGTTCCTGGTCAACCACATGACCTACGCGGTCAACTCGGTCGGGCACTACTTCGGCCGGCGCCGGTTCGGCACCCTGGACCACTCCCGCAACGTGGCCTGGCTGGCCATCCCCTCGTTCGGCGAGGCGTGGCACAACAACCACCACGCCTTCCCCCGCTCGGCCCGGCACGGCATGAAGTGGTGGGAGGTGGACATCAGCGCCGTCTTCATCTGGTCGCTGGAGAAGGTCGGCCTGGCCACCCACGTGATCCGGATCGACCCGGAGCGACTGGCCATGCGCGAGGGCGGGGTGAGCCTGGTCGCCAACGTCAAGGCGGACCGGACCCCGGCCACCACGGCCGAGGAGCTGCTGACCGCACCGGCGGCCCCGCCGCTGTCCGAGCGTCGGTCCGCGGCCGACCTGGTCTCGGTCACCGACGTCGAATGAGGACACCGACCGCCGAGCCGACCCGGAGGGGGACGCCGTGCAGCTGTGGGAGCGACTGACCGGAACCGGGGGCCGGGGCCGGTTGCACGCCTGGGCCGGCAACGGATTCACCGCGACACCGTGGCCGGAGGTGGTCGCCGACGCCCGGGGCGCGGCGGCCACCCTCCGCCGCGCCGGGGTGCGGCCCGGCCGGCAGGTGGCCGCCATCCTGGACAATTCCCCGGAGGCGGTCCGTGGCCTGCTCGGGGTCTGGTTGGCCGGCGGGGCCGTCGCGTCGCTGCCGGTGCCCACTCGGGGCATGGACCGGCAGGAGTACGCCGGGCACCTGGAGACCCTGGTCGCCAACCTCGACGCGCCGGTGCTGCTGGCCGACGAGAAGCTGGCCCCGCTGCTGCCCGAGTCGTTGCACCGTCGACTGGCGGTGCGGTCCTGGCAGTCGCTGGCCGGTGACGGCCGGATCGACGAGACCCCGCCGGAGGCCGACGGGCTGGCGTTCGTGCAGTACTCCTCGGGCAGCACCAGCGTCCCCAAGGGGTGCGCGCTGACCACCCGGGCCATCGGCCGGCAGCTGGAGATGATCCTGGCCATGGCCGGCGGGGTGCCCGGCGAGGAGACGGTCGCCTCCTGGCTGCCGCTCTCCCACGACATGGGCATGTTCGGCTGCCTGCTCTACGCCTGGGCGCACGACTTCGGGCTGGTGCTGTCCACCCCGGAGCGGTTCATGATGTCGCCCCGGACCTGGTTCCGGGACATGGCCGAGTACGGCGCGACCATGACCGCCGGCACCAGCACCGCGCTGCACCTGGCCGCCCGGGGGCAGGGCAGCGGCGCGCTGGCCGCCCCGCTGCGGCTGCGGGTCTGCGTGGTCGGGGCGGAGCGGGTGGAGTGGGAGGCGCTGCGGCGCACGGTGGCCGCGTTCGGTCCGCACGGGCTCCGGGAGGAGGCGCTGATGCCGGCGTACGGGCTGGCCGAGGCGACTCTGGCGGTCACGGCCTGCCCGCACGACGAGGCTCCGCGCTTCCTCGACGTCGACGGCAACCGGCTCGCCGACGGCGAGGTGGTGGTGTGCGCGGCGGACGACCCGGCGGCGACCCGCGTGGTCTCCACCGGCCGGCCGTGTGACGGGGTCGAGGTGGACGTCGCCGAACCGGGTCGCCTCTCCGAGATCCGCATCGCCTCGCCGAGCCTGGCCGGTGGCTACTTCGCCGACCCGGAGCGCACCGCGGCGCGGTTCGTCGACGGCCGGCTGCGCACCGGCGACCTGGGCTTCCTGCACGACGGGGAGCTGTACGTGGTGGGTCGCTCCGACGACCTGCTCCAGGTCGGCGGGCGCAACGTCTACGCGCGGGAGATCGAGAGCACGATCGACGGGCTGGAGACGGTCCGCAAGGGCTGCGCGGTGATCGTCGACGTCGCCGAGGACGGCCGGAGCGAGTTGGTGCTGCTCGTGGAGCTGAAGAGCCGCAGCAACGACTACCGGGCCTTCGCCGACGAGGCGGCGGCGATCGCGATGACCAAGGCCGGGGTGCCGCTGGCCGAGTGCGTCTTCCTGGAGAAGGGCACCCTGCCGAAGACGCCCAGCGGCAAGATCCAGCGGTTCCGGTGCCGGGCGCTGCTGGCGTCCGACGCGTGGCGTCCGCTGGCCCGGGTCGCCGTCCGCTGAGGCCGGTGCCCGGAGACCGACGAAGCCGGGGTGGGGATCGTCTCCCCACCCCGGCTTCGTCGTCGGAGCCGGCCGGCGGTCAGCCGCCGGCCCGCCAGCGGATGGCGGCGGCGCCGGCCATGTCCCCGGCGTGCGCGAAGCCGGCGAGGACCAGCAGGTCGCCCGGGCCCACCCGACCGTCCCGGACGGCCTCGGTCAGCGTGATCGGCACGGCGGCGCCGAACAGGTTGCCGTACTCGTCGAAGGTGTCCAGGTGCCGCTCCGGCTTGAGCTGCAACGCCTCCCGCCAGTTACGCAGGAACATCCGGTTCGGCTGGTTGGTGACCAGCACGTCGATGTCCGGCGTACGGACACCGATCCGGTCGCAGAGCGCGGTGACCACCTCGGGGACGAGCTGGTTGCCCCGGCCGATGATCTTCGCGACCTTGGACTCGGTGAAGCTGACGTCCATCTCGCTCTGTCCGGGCTGCCAGTACTTCCGGTCGTCGTCGAAGGCCAGGCCGACGTCGGTGGCGTACTCGACGTACTGGCGGATCTCCACGTCGATGATCGGGGACTCGTCCCCGATCCGCAGGTAGCCGACCCCGCAACCGTCGCCCGGCACCGGCGCGTGCGACTTGGTGCGGATGGTCGGCTGGGTGAAGACCTGGCCGGCGCTGTTCTGCACGTTGCACAGCAGCGCGGTCTTCGCCCCGCCGGACTGCATGATCTGCTTGGCGAGCTTCAGCATGTAGACGAAGGAGACGCAGCCGCCGTTGTGCACGTCGAGCACCCAGTCCGGGCGCTCGCCGAGCCGGTGGGCCACCTCCGCTCCGGCGCCGGTGAACGGCAGGTCGGGCAGGAGCACGTTGGTGATGAGCAGGTCCACCGGCCCGTCACCGCGCGCCTTCGCCCGGTCCAGCACCGGCCGGGCGGCCTTGACGATCAGGTCGGCCGCGGTCTCGTCCGGCCCCATGTGCCGGCGGTACTTCGGCGACTTGAACATCACGCTGTCGTCGAGCGCGGCGTCCGCGCCGCGGTAGAAGTCGGTGCCGACCCGGTTCTCCGGCAGGGCGCTGTTGACCTCGACCAGGCTGACCGGGACGGTCATGCCGAGACTCCCTCACGCACCACGTGGCCGGTCACCGGGATGCCCCGGCTGTGCCGGTACTCCAGGATCGCCTTGAGGTTGTCCAGCTCGGCGCGGTGCCCGGCGTAGAACAGCGGCCACATGTCCCCCACCCAGACCCGGTTCGGGTCGGCGACCAGGTGCTTGTTCGGGTTGTCGTCGTAGTACGGGTGGCGGCAGTTGGTCCAGACCAGCACCGAGCCGGGCTTCTTCAGCACCAGCTCGGCGGGGATGATCCGGTTGATGTAGATCATCCACAGTTCATCGCCCTGGTCCCAGGCGCAGTGGTAGTCGACGGTCAGCGACTCCCGGTTGGCGACCACCTTGGCGTAGATGCGGGTGTCGTCGGCCAGGGTGTCCCAGCCGACGTGCAGCCCGTCGGTGGCGCCGGGAACCGGCTCGAAGTGCCGGGTGCTGTACGTCCACTCGTCAAGGTTGCGCAGGTCCGAGAGGTAGTCGAAGACGTCCTCCGGCGGGCAGTCGATGTAGTCCTGCACGGTGCAGAACTGCCCGTACACCGCGTCGTGCGGGTAGACCGCGTGGGTCATCTCCGCGGCCTTGGCCAGAGCCGCCTCCCGCGGGGTGGTCTCGCAGCGCAGCAGGTTCGGGATGTCAGCCAACGGCGACGACGGGCTGGTCATGGGGTGCTCCTTGGGGACTGACGGTGTCGAGATGGTTGAGGAACGGTACGAACGGTGGGATCTCCCGCGGACTCACGTCGACGCAGACCACGGCCGGCGACCGGGTGGACCCGTGCGCGACCAGGGCCTGCCGCAGCTCGTCCGGCGTACGGGCGTGGGTGACCGGCAGGGTCGGGAACATGCCCCGGATCCCGCCGGCCAGGTCGGTCGGTCGGAACTCGTTGAACGTGTACGCGTCGTCGTAGTAGAGCTGCTCGCGGGTGACGCACATGCCGTGCGCGTTGTTGTTGACGACCACGAACGTCACCGGCAGGTCGTGTTCGACCGCGGTGTGGATCTCCATGCCGTGCATGAGGAACCCGCCGTCGCCGATCACCACGTAACTGCGCGCGCCGGTGCCGAGGGCGGCCCCGATGCCCGCGCCGAGGCTGTGCCCCATGCCGCCCATGCCCAGCGCGACGACGAACCGCCCGTCCCGTGGGGTGGCCACCCAGTGGATGACGCCGGCGGCGGCGTTGCCCGCGTCGGCGATCACGGTCGCGCCCTCCGGCACGGCCGCGCCGATCGCCTCGACCGCGTCGCGCAGCCGCATGCCCTCCCCCTCGAACGGCGGCACGGTGAGGAAGCGCAGGTCGGCGCGGGCGGGGGACGGTGGAGCCGGCCGGGCGGCGCGCAGCCGCGCGGTGACCGCCCGCAGCTCGGCGCGCAGGTCGCCGTCCACGTGCAGCGTGTCCGGGTCGGAAAAGGCCGGCTCGGCCCCGAAGCAGACCAGCTCGGTGCCGGCGAGCAGGGCGTCCAGCCCGCCCCGGGCCATCACCGGCAGCCGGGTGCCGACCAGCACGCAGAGCCGGGCCCGGCGCAGCGCGTCGGTGACGCTCGGATGCCCGATCACGCCGGCCACCCCGACGAAGCGGGGGTCGTGGTTGTCGAAGACGTCCTTGCCGTCCGGCACGACGGCGACCCGGGCGTCCAGCGCGGCGACGAACTCGGCCAGCTCGGCGCGGGCGCCCCGGCGGGCCACCTCGTCTCCGGCGATCACCAACACCGGCTCGCCGGCCAGCTCCGCCAGCCGGTCGGCGGCGCGCTCGCGGGCCGCCGAGGCGGCCACCGGCGTGCGCCGGGCGGTCAGCAGTTCGTCGATCGGGGGCGGGTCGGCGAGGACGGCCTGCTGCACGTCCTTCGGCAGCAGCAGCACCGCCGGCCCGCCGGGCAGCGCCCGGGTGGCGGTGAGCGCGTCGGCCAGCGCCGCGGCGAGGTCCGCCGGGTCGTCGACCCGTGCGCAGTACCGGCTGATCGTCGAGAACAGCCGGTACGCGTCGAACGAGCCGGCCAGACCACTGGTGTCCTGGAAGGCCCCCCGACCCTCCAGTGACCGGGGCGGCTGCCCCACCACGGCCAGCAGCGGCACCCGGGAGGCGTACGCCTCGGCCACCCCGGGGACCAGGTTCATCGCCCCCGCGCCGGAGGTGGAGACGGCCACCGCGAGCCGGCCGGTGGTGCGGGCGTACCCGTCGGCCATCGCGGCGGCCGAGAACTCGTGCTTCGCCACCACCGCGCGGACCGCCCCGTCGCAATGGTGCGCCGCGTCGTACAGATCCTCAATGTTGGCGCCACCGACACCGAATATGTGACGCACCCCGACTTGGTGCAACGATCTGATCAGATAATCGACTACCCGGTACGGTCTGTCCATAATGTATGGCCCCCGCGCGGTACCTCGAAGCCTATGTCCCCCCAAGGGTGCCCATCATGCACGGGCAATCGTCGGCACACAAGGCAGCAATGGAGGGTCGCCCGATCTCGTCCACTGTGGCATGATCCAGCGGACCCGACCATCCGAGGGCCGGAGATACGCATTCTCGACGCGGCGGTCAGTGACACCCCTCGCTGTCGAAAGCGCAATCACACCACGTGCACGAGGAGTTACGCAGTGATTACTGTTGAACAGGTCTGCGAAATGGTGCAGAAGAAACTGCGTGGAAAGAACGCCGACGAGACCACGCTCGGCGCGCAGACGGCCTTCGACGACCTGGGGTTGTCCAGCCTCCAGGTGGCCGACATCGTCTACGGCATCGAGGACCAGCTCGACATCGAGTTCGACCCGTCCCGCGCGGCGGACGTGAAGACCATCGGTGACCTGGTCGACCTGGCCAACTCCACGGCCCAGCTCCGGGCGTAGCCGTGTCCGTCCACGCACCGCTGGCCGACGCCCCGGCGGCCGGGGCCGACACCGCCACCGGCCGCTACGACGGCGCGTCCATGGACGCCATCCAGCAGCACTACGACCTCTCGAACGACTTCTACGCGCTCTGGCTCGGTCAGTCGATGGCCTACAGCTGCGCCATGTGGTCGGGCCCGGAGGACGACCTCGACGCAGCCCAGCTCCGCAAGTTCGACTACCTCATCGAGGGGGCGCGGGCGACCGGCGCGCGCCGGGTGCTCGACGTCGGGTGCGGCTGGGGCGGTCTGATGGAGCGCCTGGTGGGCGCACACCGGGTGGAGCAGGTCGTCGGGCTGACGCTCAGTGACTCGCAGGCCGAGTGGGTCCGGGCACGCGCGTCGGACGGGATCGAGGTGCACGTCCAGAACTGGCTGGACCACACCCCGACCGAGCCGTACGACGCGATCATCTCGATCGGCGCGTTCGAGCACTTCGCCCGGGAGGGACTCACCCGGACGGCCCGCGTCGCCGCGTACCGCGAGTTCTTCACCCGCGCCCGGGGCTGGCTGCGCCCGGGTGGGCGGATCGCCATCCAGACCAACATCAAGGGCAACAACGTCCGGATGGACCGGCAGACCGTCGCCGACCTGCTCTTCATCATCGAGCGGATCTTCACCGAGTCGGAGATCCCGGCGCTGTCCGAGGTCCTCCAGGCCAGTGAACGGATCTTCGACGTGGTGTCGGTCCGCAACGACCCGGACCACTACGCGCGGACCTGCGCGCAGTGGCTGGCCGGCCTGAAGCGCAACCGGGAACGGGCCCTGGAACTGGTGGGCGAGGAGCAGGTCGCCGAGTACGAGCGGTACCTCTCCGCCACCGTCGGACACTTCGAACGTCGTCACCTCGGGCTGGCCCGACTGGTCCTCGAAGCGGTCTGAGGCGTCGTCGGCGCGACGGGTCAGCGATTGGAGTGCTGTGCCGAACTATCGACATGAGGTCTACTGGCAGACCACCGAGGCCGCCGAACCACAGGACGCCCTGACCGGCGACGTCGACTGCGACGTCGCCGTCGTCGGTGCCGGGTTCACCGGCATGTGGACCGCGTACTCACTGAAGAAGGCCCGCCCGGAGCTCTCCGTGCACCTGCTCGACGCGGGACTTGCCGGGGGCGCGGCCTCCGGCACCGCCGACGGTTTCGTCACCCCCACCCTCGGCAAGGACCTGGACCAGCTCATCCGGATCTACGGGGCGGAGGCGGCCGGCAAGGCGTCGGCGATCGTCGGCCGGTCCATCCTGGAGATCGGTCGGTTCTGCCGCCGGGAGAAGGTCGACGCCGAGTACGAGGCGAACGACTACCTGATGGTGGCGCTCAACGACGGGCAGCTCGCCCGCCTGGAGCACGACCGGCAGCTCGCCCTCAAGCTGGGCAGCGACACCAAGATCATGGACGCGGCGGAGGCCCGCGCCTACGTCGACTCCCCCGAGATCAAGGGGGCGGTCCGGGTCGGCGGGGCGCTGGTCAACCC encodes:
- a CDS encoding acyl carrier protein, translating into MVQKKLRGKNADETTLGAQTAFDDLGLSSLQVADIVYGIEDQLDIEFDPSRAADVKTIGDLVDLANSTAQLRA
- a CDS encoding SAM-dependent methyltransferase, which gives rise to MSVHAPLADAPAAGADTATGRYDGASMDAIQQHYDLSNDFYALWLGQSMAYSCAMWSGPEDDLDAAQLRKFDYLIEGARATGARRVLDVGCGWGGLMERLVGAHRVEQVVGLTLSDSQAEWVRARASDGIEVHVQNWLDHTPTEPYDAIISIGAFEHFAREGLTRTARVAAYREFFTRARGWLRPGGRIAIQTNIKGNNVRMDRQTVADLLFIIERIFTESEIPALSEVLQASERIFDVVSVRNDPDHYARTCAQWLAGLKRNRERALELVGEEQVAEYERYLSATVGHFERRHLGLARLVLEAV